The proteins below come from a single Gimesia alba genomic window:
- the bioA gene encoding adenosylmethionine--8-amino-7-oxononanoate transaminase — MQSEELRSLDNEHVWHPFTQMRAHREEGVPIIESGEGFFLTDVDGKTYLDGVSSLWCNVHGHRVPAIDQAIRDQLDKVAHSTLLGLASVPSIELAEDLVKRAPEGLTKVFYSDSGSTAVEIALKMAFQYHAQKATPDTQPRTLFACMQHAYHGDTIGSVSVGGISIFHQIFGQLLFESVQIPCPSAYHRPTEYTKAGYLEFCEQELERLIVENHERLAAFVIEPLVQGAAGMLMHPPGYLKRVRELTARYGIPLIADEVAVGLGRTGTMFACEQEDVTPDFLCLAKGITGGYLPLAATMTTDEIFSAFDAEPDEYKAFYHGHTYTGNSLACAAALATLELFDSEQTLDNVKQIAEVLTQRLAELKDHPHVGEVRHKGSMVGIELVADRETKAAFPASKRMGHQVTLVARKQGVIVRPLGDVVVLMPAPGMPAELIHQLCDVVFAAIDEAVRLQVA; from the coding sequence ATGCAGTCTGAAGAATTACGATCTCTCGATAACGAACATGTCTGGCATCCCTTTACTCAGATGCGAGCCCACCGGGAGGAAGGTGTGCCGATCATTGAGTCGGGCGAGGGATTTTTTCTGACCGACGTGGACGGCAAGACGTATCTGGATGGAGTCTCTTCGCTGTGGTGCAATGTGCACGGTCATCGTGTGCCGGCGATCGATCAGGCGATTCGAGATCAGTTAGACAAAGTCGCACATTCGACTTTGTTGGGACTGGCGAGTGTACCGTCGATCGAGTTGGCGGAAGATCTCGTCAAACGGGCGCCTGAGGGACTGACAAAGGTCTTCTATTCCGACAGTGGCTCAACGGCGGTTGAGATCGCGCTGAAGATGGCATTTCAATATCATGCGCAGAAAGCGACACCCGATACGCAGCCGCGTACTCTGTTTGCCTGTATGCAGCATGCCTATCATGGAGATACGATTGGATCGGTGAGTGTGGGGGGGATTTCGATCTTTCACCAGATCTTCGGCCAACTGCTGTTTGAATCGGTGCAGATTCCCTGTCCGAGCGCGTATCACCGTCCGACCGAGTATACGAAAGCCGGTTACCTCGAGTTCTGTGAACAGGAACTCGAACGACTGATTGTTGAGAATCACGAGCGTCTGGCAGCGTTTGTAATTGAACCGCTGGTGCAGGGGGCAGCCGGGATGCTGATGCATCCTCCGGGCTATCTGAAGCGCGTGCGTGAATTGACGGCTCGTTACGGGATCCCGTTGATTGCCGATGAAGTGGCAGTCGGGTTGGGGCGGACGGGAACGATGTTTGCCTGTGAGCAGGAAGACGTGACGCCTGATTTTCTCTGCCTGGCGAAAGGTATTACCGGCGGCTATCTGCCTCTGGCGGCGACGATGACCACCGACGAAATCTTCTCGGCGTTTGATGCGGAACCCGATGAATACAAAGCATTTTACCACGGTCATACTTATACCGGGAATTCGCTGGCGTGTGCTGCCGCGCTGGCGACGCTCGAACTGTTTGATTCAGAGCAGACATTAGACAATGTCAAGCAGATCGCAGAGGTATTAACTCAGCGATTAGCCGAGCTCAAAGATCATCCGCATGTGGGTGAAGTGCGTCACAAGGGATCGATGGTCGGCATCGAACTGGTCGCTGATCGGGAGACCAAAGCGGCTTTTCCGGCGAGTAAACGAATGGGGCATCAGGTTACGCTGGTGGCGCGCAAGCAGGGCGTGATTGTTCGTCCGCTGGGGGATGTGGTGGTGTTAATGCCGGCTCCCGGGATGCCTGCTGAATTGATTCACCAACTGTGTGATGTGGTGTTTGCCGCCATTGATGAAGCCGTGCGGCTGCAGGTTGCTTAA
- the lpdA gene encoding dihydrolipoyl dehydrogenase, whose protein sequence is MSGSATRETDIVVIGGGPGGYPAAFDAADKGFKVIMVNDDVAPGGVCLNRGCIPSKALLHVAKLINETRESAAWGVTFEPPKIDIDQLREFKNKVVTQLTGGIGQLAGARNVEIVKGFGRFKDSHTVEVSKQDGTTETIGFKYAIVATGSSPAIPPVFDLDDPRIMDSTGALELADIPKKLLVVGGGYIGLEMGSVYAALGSEVTVVEMTDGLLPGADRDLVRPLQKRLTESFAAIHLNTKVEKLTPDPSGIIADLSGEGVEPKQTFDRVLISIGRRPNNKGLGLENTKLELDERGFIKNDSNQRTAEPHIYAIGDIAGEPMLAHKATREAKVAVDTIAGEPAEFDNIAIPAVVFTDPELAWCGVTEKEAKDQGLEVEITRFPWAASGRAQTLARTEGLTKMIFDKKTGRVLGVGIVGPGAGELIAEGVIAVEMAAVAGDVAESIHAHPTLSETIMEAAESFHGQATHMYKPKRK, encoded by the coding sequence ATGTCTGGATCAGCAACCAGAGAAACGGATATTGTTGTCATCGGTGGCGGTCCCGGCGGATACCCCGCCGCCTTTGATGCCGCCGACAAAGGCTTCAAAGTAATCATGGTCAACGATGACGTCGCTCCCGGCGGTGTCTGCCTGAATCGGGGCTGTATCCCCTCAAAGGCTCTACTGCACGTTGCCAAACTGATCAACGAAACCAGAGAATCGGCCGCCTGGGGTGTGACCTTTGAACCACCCAAAATCGATATCGACCAGTTACGCGAGTTCAAAAACAAAGTCGTCACCCAGTTGACCGGAGGCATCGGACAACTGGCGGGCGCCCGCAACGTCGAAATCGTCAAAGGCTTCGGTCGCTTCAAAGACTCCCATACCGTCGAAGTCAGCAAACAGGATGGTACGACCGAAACCATCGGTTTCAAATATGCCATCGTCGCAACCGGTTCTTCACCCGCCATTCCTCCGGTATTCGATCTGGACGACCCGCGCATCATGGATTCGACCGGTGCGCTCGAACTGGCAGACATTCCGAAGAAACTGCTCGTCGTCGGTGGCGGCTACATCGGCCTGGAAATGGGCAGTGTCTACGCGGCACTCGGTTCCGAAGTCACCGTTGTCGAAATGACCGACGGCCTGCTGCCCGGTGCCGACCGCGATCTGGTACGCCCCTTACAAAAACGGCTGACTGAGAGTTTTGCTGCCATCCACCTGAATACAAAAGTGGAGAAGCTGACCCCCGACCCCAGTGGCATCATCGCCGACCTGAGCGGTGAAGGAGTGGAACCCAAACAGACATTCGATCGCGTGCTGATTTCCATTGGACGCCGCCCCAACAACAAAGGGCTCGGCCTGGAAAACACGAAACTGGAACTCGACGAACGCGGCTTCATCAAAAACGACTCCAACCAGCGCACCGCCGAGCCGCACATTTACGCCATCGGCGATATTGCCGGGGAACCGATGCTGGCCCACAAAGCGACCCGGGAAGCCAAAGTCGCCGTCGATACCATCGCCGGTGAGCCTGCTGAGTTTGATAATATCGCAATTCCCGCCGTCGTCTTTACCGACCCGGAATTAGCCTGGTGCGGCGTGACAGAAAAAGAAGCCAAAGATCAGGGACTCGAAGTCGAAATCACGCGTTTCCCCTGGGCGGCTTCCGGTCGGGCACAAACCTTGGCGCGGACGGAAGGGCTCACCAAAATGATCTTCGACAAGAAAACAGGACGTGTCCTGGGAGTCGGCATCGTTGGTCCTGGTGCAGGCGAACTCATCGCCGAGGGAGTCATCGCTGTCGAAATGGCGGCAGTTGCCGGAGATGTGGCGGAAAGTATTCATGCTCACCCCACCCTTTCGGAAACCATCATGGAAGCAGCCGAAAGCTTCCACGGGCAAGCCACTCATATGTACAAGCCAAAGCGAAAATAA
- a CDS encoding malate dehydrogenase: MNHPIRVAVTGAAGQIGYAMLFRLASGEIFGPDQPVILHLVEVPPVLSALDGVEMELEDCAFPTLAGVVKADSDHLEDAFADCNFVICVGSIPRKAGMERGDLIRINGPIFTSTGKAIEAAAADDVRVLVVGNPCNTNCLIAMANAPKVPRDRWYAMTRLDENRAVSQIAKKAGQPVSAVKNMNIWGNHSATQFPDFYNATIHGTPVPEIIEDHDWLRGEFIETVQKRGAAVIAARGASSAASAANAALGTIKSIITPTPLGESFSAAVCSDGSYGVDEGLICGFPLTSDGTTWKLVEGIEHDDFAQAKFNATLQELRDERDVVRDLLPG, from the coding sequence ATGAATCATCCGATTCGAGTTGCAGTTACCGGGGCAGCAGGCCAGATTGGTTATGCCATGTTGTTCCGTCTGGCATCCGGGGAAATTTTTGGTCCTGATCAGCCTGTCATTCTCCATCTCGTCGAAGTTCCTCCCGTGCTGTCAGCACTGGACGGAGTGGAAATGGAACTGGAAGACTGTGCCTTCCCAACTCTGGCAGGGGTTGTGAAAGCGGACAGCGATCATCTGGAAGATGCCTTTGCGGATTGTAACTTCGTGATTTGTGTCGGAAGTATTCCTCGTAAAGCAGGTATGGAACGGGGCGACTTGATTCGCATCAACGGTCCGATTTTCACCAGCACCGGTAAAGCCATTGAAGCAGCGGCCGCTGATGATGTGCGAGTTCTGGTCGTCGGGAATCCCTGTAATACCAACTGCCTGATTGCCATGGCCAATGCTCCCAAAGTACCCCGCGATCGCTGGTACGCGATGACACGTCTGGACGAAAACCGGGCTGTATCACAGATTGCGAAAAAAGCCGGTCAGCCTGTTTCCGCTGTGAAAAACATGAACATCTGGGGTAACCACTCGGCGACTCAGTTCCCTGATTTCTATAACGCGACGATTCATGGAACTCCCGTTCCGGAAATCATTGAAGACCACGACTGGTTGCGCGGGGAATTCATCGAAACCGTTCAGAAACGTGGTGCGGCTGTGATTGCGGCACGCGGTGCTTCCAGTGCTGCCTCTGCTGCGAATGCAGCACTGGGAACGATCAAAAGCATCATCACTCCAACTCCGCTAGGCGAAAGCTTCAGTGCTGCTGTCTGCAGTGATGGAAGCTATGGCGTGGATGAAGGACTGATCTGCGGATTTCCTCTGACCAGCGATGGCACCACCTGGAAACTCGTGGAAGGCATTGAGCACGATGATTTTGCTCAGGCAAAATTCAATGCCACATTGCAGGAATTGCGTGACGAACGCGATGTCGTTCGCGATCTGCTGCCCGGTTAA